In one window of Danaus plexippus chromosome 7, MEX_DaPlex, whole genome shotgun sequence DNA:
- the LOC116770671 gene encoding uncharacterized protein LOC116770671: protein MKYSKKSDTPKLPYVNVSQHFNFAKKMHAGNLEHEPLPDTLGYRNLTKVGEHRNSDVIVKPYAIGWKGYGASGPTCCTKMRVHRPKTCDPKKSDEKIDERKNRPATSDLGSQYKKPLSLMDLAICWDFKPDNPRVEPKAPKHIDGSNGSMAPAVFTMVNTPKEEVKETVLGHTYPIFNQNRDLGDIGRHSVPHFEKDMTKEKRKEVCDVQNCPQHNDIEKGISSQSSSRKSSAFSDHKSLCDGINGCGTTSNGSRNSNRENTKIKVNHAKNVWNANDKNNSKYDINRNRHSLESYEKTPLAQGKLHQSSPNASQISKQSSKEPTKSSESLEGNVKHKNCLSCNGVKIHPEKVKQKDDYKFAFKAGNPNSIQSNSTNDSKELKIPKMRHPYTKKSYTIPTLAPPFSIWRDANATGYPEHWRLASVYQHAYKPPEQRRKPLIESVYQ, encoded by the coding sequence CGACACACCAAAGCTGCCGTACGTGAATGTTTCCCAACATTTCAATTTTGCAAAGAAAATGCACGCAGGTAACTTAGAACACGAACCTCTTCCAGATACTCTAGGGTATAGAAATCTGACTAAAGTAGGAGAGCACAGAAACTCCGATGTCATTGTAAAACCTTATGCAATTGGTTGGAAAGGTTATGGAGCTTCAGGACCAACATGTTGTACAAAAATGCGAGTTCATCGTCCAAAAACGTGTGATCCCAAGAAAAGTGATGAAAAAATAGATGAACGGAAAAATCGTCCTGCAACGTCCGATCTAGGGAGCCAGTATAAAAAACCGCTTTCCTTAATGGACCTCGCTATATGTTGGGACTTTAAACCTGATAATCCTCGAGTAGAACCTAAAGCGCCTAAGCACATAGATGGTTCTAATGGTTCAATGGCTCCAGCAGTCTTTACAATGGTGAACACACCAAAAGAAGAAGTAAAGGAAACTGTTTTAGGACACACATATCCAATTTTTAACCAAAATCGAGATCTAGGTGATATAGGTCGTCATAGTGTCCCGCATTTTGAAAAAGATATGactaaagaaaaaagaaaagaagttTGCGATGTACAGAACTGCCCACAGCATAATGATATTGAAAAAGGTATAAGTTCTCAGTCATCAAGTAGAAAAAGTTCGGCCTTTTCCGATCATAAAAGCCTATGTGATGGAATTAATGGTTGTGGCACTACCTCTAATGGTAGTCGTAATTCAAACCGCGAAAACaccaaaataaaagtaaaccaTGCGAAAAATGTATGGAATGCTAATGACAAAAACAATTCAaagtatgatattaatcgCAATCGCCATAGTTTGGAGTCTTATGAGAAGACTCCACTGGCTCAAGGTAAATTACATCAGAGCTCACCTAACGCGTCACAAATATCTAAACAATCCTCCAAAGAGCCTACAAAATCTAGCGAATCTTTGGAAGGCAAcgtcaaacataaaaattgctTATCCTGCAATGGAGTAAAGATCCACCCGGAAAAAGTTAAGCAAAAAGATGATTATAAATTTGCCTTTAAGGCTGGAAATCCAAATTCCATCCAGAGCAATAGTACAAACGATTCAAAGGAATTGAAAATTCCGAAAATGCGTCACCCCTATACCAAAAAGTCTTACACGATTCCAACTTTAGCACCTCCATTTAGCATTTGGCGAGATGCAAACGCTACCGGTTATCCGGAACACTGGAGATTGGCAAGTGTTTACCAACATGCTTATAAACCTCCCGAACAAAGACGAAAACCATTGATAGAAAGCGTTTATCAGtag
- the LOC116770773 gene encoding uncharacterized protein LOC116770773, with translation MFDYKMLFALGIFLCYLETIASTEDVCVKKGPCSCEFSNGTGIDLSPTANGFAMTQTYELKNEGSQYSLSTYYYHPCYDIQLKINTTKVIGTCGNPLSICRYTRNFDLQNATKDTFKIDDGNYEFMGSSNITQFGADGKSIIYFNGPSSTVVMLICAQTENRLHIYSLEEPDKIVLAFYSREACLKQIEELGPSLGTTLLIILFSFVALYLALGICTKIFLMGATGIEVIPNLSFWSDLPNLVRDGWAFALNGFKLPNRSQGPVTSPDPNSYDSI, from the exons ATGTTCGACTATAAGATGCTGTTTGCTCTTGGTATTTTCCTTTGCTATTTAGAAACGATAGCGTCAACTGAAGATGTTTGTGTCAAAAAAGGACCCTGTTCATGTGAGTTCTCCAATGGTACCGGTATTGATTTATCGCCAACTGCAAATGGATTTGCTATGACGCAAACTTATGAATTAAAGAATGAAGGTTCGCAATACTCTTTGAGcacatattattatcatcCCTGCTATGATATCCAACTCAAGATCAATACGACCAAAGTTATAGGCACTTGCGGAAATCCTTTGTCG ATATGTAGATATACAAGGAATTTTGATTTGCAAAATGCAACAaaagatacatttaaaattgacgATGGCAATTATGAGTTTATGGGAAGTTCTAATATAACTCAGTTTGGCGCAGACGGAAAGTCTATCATATACTTCAATGGGCCTTC TTCAACTGTGGTTATGTTGATATGTGCCCAGACGGAAAAtagattacatatttattcctTGGAAGAACCGGACAAAATT gtgTTGGCATTTTATTCTAGGGAGGCATGCCTGAAACAGATTGAAGAACTCGGTCCATCATTGGGTACAACTTTgctcataatattattttcatttgtagCTCTGTATCTAGCTTTAGGTATTTGTACCAAGATATTCCTTATGGGAGCTACCGGCATTGAAGTTATACCGAATCTGTCATTCTGGTCAGATTTACCTAATCTTGTTAGg gaTGGTTGGGCGTTCGCGTTGAATGGCTTTAAGTTGCCCAATCGCAGTCAAGGCCCTGTGACGTCACCTGACCCTAACAGCTACGACAGCATATAA
- the LOC116770894 gene encoding nonsense-mediated mRNA decay factor SMG9-like, with the protein MADKKKKIINTKDTLPRRPVILKSDRDASKDLIKGNQEKEKQPTIILKTREQSTPKEDRPISPKSQTIDADGIYPSKIAQNENKEKKEQKCPVKEMSQPVKLLDENLEFNTAALEFLNDSNNNYLVVGVMGTQSVGKSMILNLIARNKQHDDICHKILHSHELPANHSTETNELSMENQFENISLTEATDLKEDDKNPLKFKMQDIECIEKGVHCTKGIDMFVTNDRIILLDCQPLWSPSLIEETSTNPVTARSANIMTVDCLQIASYLMAVCHVLIVIQDWFVDYNFIRYIQTAEMLKPSLSASNNVNTSQEVETSSGESHPHLLLLHNRCTLEDFTPESVMTMQSFYRKAFQRSNLQLNSGMYMYSDPNKNGINIDNVCKTYSITNCGHPINLFLLPEIYSDYDKKDIYRGHPSFEELANRLKWMVAGVNRHQITNVPNLSERGWFHFCNKAWETIRKCTFFMEYERFLP; encoded by the exons atggctgataaaaagaaaaaaattatcaacacTAAG GATACTTTACCAAGAAGACCAGTTATTTTGAAATCCGATCGTGATGCGTCTAAAGATCTTATTAAAGGAAATCAGGAAAAGGAAAAACAGcctactataatattaaaaactcgaGAACAGAGCACCCCCAAAGAAGATAGACCGATAAGTCCGAAATCACAAACGATAGATGCAGATGGTATTTATCCATCTAAGATCgctcaaaatgaaaataaagaaaaaaaag aacaAAAATGTCCAGTGAAAGAAATGTCACAACCAGTAAAGTTGTTGGATGAAAATTTGGAATTTAACACTGCAGCTCTTGAGTTCCTTAATGATtctaataataactatttagttGTTGGTGTTATGG GTACTCAAAGTGTGGGGAAATCAATGATTCTTAATCTGATTGCTCGCAACAAACAACATGATGatatatgtcataaaattCTCCATAGTCATGAACTACCCGCCAACCATAGCACAGAAACAAATGAACTGTCCATGGAAAACCAATTTGAAAATATCAGTCTCACCGAGGCGACAGATCTTAAGGAAGATGACAAAAAtccattgaaatttaaaatgcaaGACATTGAATGTATCGAAAAAGGTGTTCATTGCACTAAAG GTATAGATATGTTTGTTACTAATGACAGAATTATACTGCTTGATTGTCAACCTCTTTGGTCACCATCGTTAATTGAGGAGACAAGCACCAACCCTGTAACAGCCAGGAGTGCCAACATTATGACAGTTGATTGTTTACAAATTGCTTCATATTTGATGGCTGTATGTCATGTTCTCATTGTCATACAGGATTGGTttgttgattataattttataag ATACATCCAAACAGCAGAGATGCTTAAACCGTCACTTTCTGCCTCTAACAATGTAAATACAAGTCAGGAGGTGGAAACAAGTTCCGGAGAAAGTCATCCCCACTTACTACTATTACACAATAGATGCACGTTGGAAGATTTCACGCCTGAGAGCGTGATGACTATGCAAAGCTTTTATAG gaaAGCTTTCCAGAGGTCAAACCTACAACTAAATTCTGGCATGTATATGTATAGTGACCCGAACAAGAATGGGATAAATATTGACAATGTTTGTAAAACATATAGCATAACTAACTGTGGACATCCTATCAATTTGTTCTTATTGCCAGAGATATATAGCGATTATG ataAAAAGGACATATACCGTGGACATCCCTCTTTCGAGGAACTCGCTAATCGTCTCAAATGGATGGTGGCTGGTGTTAACAGGCATCAAATAACGAACGTGCCGAATTTATCAGAGAGAGGATGGTTTCACTTCTGCAACAAAGCCTGGGAGACTATACGGAAATGCACCTTCTTTATGGAATATGAAAGATTTTtaccttaa